One Acidobacteriota bacterium genomic region harbors:
- a CDS encoding CHAT domain-containing protein encodes MAAHIFISHTSKDDAFVKELREKLAAHKLTVWDDAHKLRGGDRLKPEVSAAIETARKFIVVLSQNAIESDWVFDEINQALAVEQARKAEGYNVIPLLLPDFKAAMLKRLKVFPDERLGISIAPGPNGLADAMPQILAALGKELPADAAPPAAVAENPVAELLLELRNLKVETDDGKTRAKAEATLTFQPPEAGAREVKSEPFFFTSPLGPIESDDLRWYLEKFYQWPIGQFKERGERIAKQLPDWGRLLYQAALETESAQEALRGWLDSASKAERRFSVEVSDKLPSGSPPEAITSAKEAATLLLSLPWELLHDERGFLFHGKHAVRVRRRLPNNVKFEDFERKLPIRVLLVSPRPEDDSAAYIDHRVSSQPLVEAIETLGETVSLTILQTPTFPALQQALRRAQFDVVHFDGHGVFDPRVGLGKLCFEAPDQDDQLHNRKSELIDAERLAAVMRDHRIPLVFLEACQSAKTDDDPTASVAAKLLEQGVVSVVAMTHSVLVETARRFVKEFYRELAEGARIGAAMLAGQQALHADTRRGAIAGAGEFHLQDWFVPVLYQERQDPSLVRQRLSAAALEDVAVRRKFNLGELPDAPEHRFIGRSRELLALERLLLTEPYAVIRGVGGEGKTTLAVELARWLVRTNRFRRTAFVSLEQYSDAKGMADTIGRQLVGAGYSAGGHSDWRAAMLPIKRELKDKPTIIVVDNVESLFSPTKTHEEARRDENDSGETSGSSAESTKATEPSSSLRDPSCDFVGEVFLFCQALLDAHPATRIVFTSRELLPRPFARRDRVIPLDRLSREYAVELVSRVMKRREYDEQGNTPTDIAELVEAVNRHARALTLLAHEVKASGVRSTTDNLRRLMIRLEKDHPGERENSLYASVALSLRRLPLDLGQQVKALAVFHGGAHLGVLWVMLGVPLEAVDLLATALIEVGLAEMMDYSHLRLDPALPNYLLAQMDAAKLPSLTARWAESMRALTGFLYQQRSQDAQLAQQLTLLELPNLLALLTVAVDTLPPERVVDLAGRIEDLLTPLGRPQALAQAVSVRATAARRLGAWSHAQVQNASNNINRLLEQGAMPEAFAAAQQLLARCQSAGADAYPEAAYDSAMAYFLIGEVLQTGGAAEEALVQLAEGQRRFQTLADTGEPSAIQMTAVAIIHIADCLRDLGRLDEALAGYQDCSERATKLGNQRLLANNKERIGTVRLIQNRYTEALEAHSEARGIFERLGEPGTVARSWHRIGMIHSKTEHFEQAEYAYRQALAINVRHKFVADEAINLGQLGILYSEMGLLEEAVKFCRQAVEIHASLQDQWHEGSARSNLAYTLIKLQRYDEARRELHRAIECSKTLGHAAKPWKTWEFLHDLEQATSHAQAAAEARGQAVTTYLAYRRADGESQAPTAPLYALVAQALGAGTPDALTAAAAQLAEGAQAAITASFTALLDKLQAVLRGERDPALAADPALSFWDVVELQLLLEGLG; translated from the coding sequence ATGGCAGCTCACATCTTTATTTCGCACACGAGCAAGGACGACGCCTTCGTCAAGGAATTGCGCGAGAAACTCGCCGCGCACAAACTCACGGTTTGGGACGACGCACACAAGTTGCGCGGCGGAGACCGACTCAAACCGGAAGTCAGTGCGGCCATCGAGACCGCACGCAAGTTCATCGTCGTGCTTAGCCAAAACGCGATTGAATCAGATTGGGTCTTTGACGAAATCAACCAGGCGCTGGCCGTCGAACAGGCGCGTAAGGCTGAAGGCTACAACGTCATCCCGCTGCTGTTGCCCGATTTCAAAGCGGCGATGCTCAAACGGCTGAAGGTCTTCCCTGACGAACGGCTCGGCATCAGCATCGCGCCCGGCCCGAATGGACTCGCCGATGCCATGCCGCAAATCCTGGCCGCGCTGGGCAAAGAACTTCCGGCGGATGCCGCGCCACCTGCTGCCGTCGCGGAAAATCCCGTCGCCGAATTGTTGCTGGAACTCAGAAATCTGAAGGTCGAGACCGACGACGGCAAGACGCGGGCAAAAGCTGAAGCGACGCTGACGTTCCAGCCGCCGGAAGCCGGAGCGCGCGAGGTAAAAAGCGAGCCGTTCTTTTTCACTTCGCCGTTGGGGCCAATCGAAAGTGACGATCTGCGCTGGTATCTGGAAAAGTTTTATCAATGGCCGATTGGCCAGTTCAAAGAGCGCGGCGAACGAATCGCCAAACAATTGCCCGACTGGGGACGGCTGCTTTACCAGGCTGCGCTCGAAACCGAATCCGCCCAGGAAGCGTTGCGCGGTTGGCTGGACAGCGCCAGCAAAGCCGAGCGCCGTTTTTCGGTCGAAGTTTCAGACAAGCTGCCGTCCGGTTCGCCGCCCGAAGCCATCACTTCTGCCAAAGAAGCCGCCACCTTGTTGCTGTCGCTGCCGTGGGAATTGCTGCACGACGAGCGCGGATTTTTATTTCATGGCAAGCACGCTGTCCGTGTCCGCCGCCGTCTGCCGAACAACGTCAAATTCGAAGACTTCGAGCGCAAATTGCCGATCCGCGTGTTGCTGGTCAGCCCTCGCCCCGAAGACGACAGCGCCGCATACATTGACCACCGCGTCAGCTCTCAACCGCTGGTCGAAGCCATCGAAACGTTGGGCGAAACGGTCAGCCTGACGATTTTGCAGACGCCGACCTTTCCCGCTTTGCAGCAGGCGCTGCGGCGCGCACAGTTCGACGTAGTCCATTTCGACGGGCACGGCGTTTTCGATCCGCGCGTAGGTTTGGGCAAGCTCTGTTTTGAAGCTCCCGACCAGGACGACCAATTGCACAACCGCAAAAGCGAATTGATTGACGCCGAACGGTTGGCCGCAGTCATGCGCGATCACCGCATTCCGCTGGTGTTTCTGGAAGCCTGCCAAAGCGCCAAAACCGACGATGACCCGACGGCTTCGGTGGCGGCCAAGCTGTTGGAACAGGGCGTAGTTTCCGTTGTGGCAATGACGCATTCCGTGCTGGTCGAAACGGCTCGACGTTTCGTCAAAGAGTTTTACCGCGAATTGGCCGAGGGCGCACGCATCGGAGCCGCGATGCTGGCCGGGCAACAGGCGCTGCACGCCGACACGCGCCGAGGCGCCATCGCTGGCGCGGGCGAATTCCATTTGCAGGACTGGTTTGTGCCTGTGCTGTATCAGGAACGCCAGGACCCGTCGCTGGTTCGTCAGCGTTTGTCGGCAGCCGCGCTGGAAGACGTCGCCGTCCGTCGCAAATTCAATCTGGGCGAATTGCCTGACGCGCCAGAACACCGCTTCATCGGGCGCAGCCGCGAACTGCTGGCGCTGGAACGCTTGCTGCTGACCGAACCTTACGCCGTCATTCGCGGCGTAGGCGGCGAAGGTAAAACGACGCTGGCCGTGGAACTGGCGCGGTGGCTGGTGCGGACAAATCGCTTTCGCCGGACGGCTTTCGTCAGCTTGGAACAGTACAGCGACGCCAAAGGCATGGCGGACACGATTGGCCGCCAACTGGTCGGCGCTGGTTACTCGGCTGGCGGGCACAGCGACTGGCGCGCAGCCATGCTGCCGATCAAACGCGAGCTAAAAGACAAACCGACGATCATCGTGGTGGATAATGTGGAGAGTCTTTTTTCTCCCACGAAGACACACGAAGAGGCACGAAGGGATGAGAATGATTCGGGTGAAACGTCAGGCTCCTCCGCAGAATCAACGAAAGCAACTGAACCCTCTTCCAGTCTTCGTGATCCTTCGTGTGACTTCGTGGGAGAAGTTTTTCTTTTCTGCCAAGCCTTGCTCGACGCACATCCGGCGACACGGATTGTGTTCACCAGCCGCGAACTTCTGCCTCGTCCCTTTGCCAGGCGGGATCGCGTGATCCCGCTCGACCGGCTGAGCCGCGAATACGCCGTCGAACTGGTCAGCCGCGTCATGAAACGGCGCGAATACGACGAACAAGGCAACACACCCACCGACATCGCCGAACTGGTCGAAGCCGTCAACCGCCACGCCCGCGCGCTGACCCTGCTGGCGCACGAAGTGAAGGCCAGCGGCGTGCGCTCCACCACAGACAATCTGCGCCGGTTGATGATTCGGCTGGAAAAAGATCATCCCGGCGAGCGCGAAAACTCGCTTTACGCCAGCGTAGCCCTCTCGCTGCGTCGCCTGCCGCTCGATCTGGGCCAGCAGGTGAAGGCACTGGCCGTCTTTCACGGCGGCGCGCACCTTGGCGTGTTGTGGGTGATGCTGGGAGTACCGCTGGAAGCTGTGGATCTGTTGGCGACAGCATTGATCGAAGTGGGCTTGGCCGAAATGATGGACTACAGCCACTTGCGGCTTGATCCGGCGCTGCCCAACTATCTGCTGGCGCAGATGGACGCGGCGAAACTGCCATCGCTGACCGCGCGCTGGGCGGAAAGCATGCGGGCGCTGACCGGGTTTCTGTATCAGCAACGATCTCAAGATGCCCAACTCGCGCAGCAACTGACGCTGCTGGAACTGCCCAATCTGCTGGCGCTGCTCACCGTGGCGGTTGACACGCTGCCGCCAGAAAGGGTGGTGGATTTGGCAGGCAGGATAGAAGACCTGCTCACTCCCTTGGGTCGTCCGCAGGCACTGGCACAGGCGGTCAGCGTGCGCGCGACAGCGGCGCGGCGTTTGGGGGCGTGGAGCCACGCCCAAGTTCAGAACGCGAGCAATAACATTAACCGGCTGTTGGAGCAGGGCGCAATGCCCGAGGCTTTCGCGGCGGCGCAACAACTGCTCGCGCGTTGCCAATCCGCCGGAGCCGACGCTTACCCCGAAGCGGCGTATGACAGCGCGATGGCGTATTTCCTGATAGGGGAGGTGCTGCAGACAGGCGGGGCCGCCGAAGAGGCGCTAGTGCAACTAGCTGAAGGCCAACGCCGTTTTCAGACCCTCGCCGATACAGGTGAACCCAGTGCTATACAGATGACGGCAGTTGCTATCATCCATATCGCAGATTGTTTGAGAGATTTAGGACGATTAGATGAAGCACTTGCAGGTTATCAGGATTGCAGCGAACGGGCCACCAAACTTGGTAATCAAAGATTACTAGCAAACAACAAAGAGCGAATAGGAACAGTCCGCCTGATCCAGAATCGTTATACCGAGGCACTTGAAGCTCATTCCGAAGCACGCGGAATTTTTGAACGATTGGGCGAGCCGGGCACTGTTGCTCGTTCATGGCACAGAATCGGTATGATCCACAGTAAAACCGAGCATTTTGAACAAGCGGAGTATGCCTACCGGCAAGCACTAGCAATCAATGTGCGACATAAGTTTGTTGCGGATGAGGCCATTAACTTAGGCCAACTTGGCATTCTTTATTCTGAAATGGGATTGTTGGAAGAGGCAGTAAAATTCTGTCGGCAGGCAGTGGAAATTCACGCTAGTCTACAAGATCAATGGCATGAAGGATCAGCCCGCAGCAATTTGGCCTATACGCTGATCAAGCTGCAACGCTACGACGAAGCCCGCCGCGAATTGCACCGCGCGATTGAATGCTCGAAGACTCTCGGCCACGCCGCCAAACCCTGGAAGACCTGGGAGTTCCTGCACGACCTGGAACAAGCCACCAGCCACGCGCAGGCTGCCGCCGAGGCGCGCGGACAGGCCGTGACAACCTATCTAGCTTACCGGCGCGCGGACGGGGAGAGCCAGGCCCCTACCGCACCACTTTACGCGCTGGTGGCGCAGGCACTGGGGGCAGGCACACCGGACGCGCTGACCGCCGCCGCCGCGCAACTCGCCGAAGGTGCGCAAGCCGCCATTACCGCGTCGTTCACGGCGCTGCTCGACAAGCTGCAAGCGGTCTTGCGTGGCGAACGCGACCCGGCGCTCGCGGCTGATCCGGCGTTAAGTTTCTGGGATGTGGTGGAGTTGCAGTTGTTGCTGGAAGGGTTGGGCTGA
- a CDS encoding LysR family transcriptional regulator codes for MQKTHCFHPFDELLSLTESETAQMQLDIRHLKLIIAVTEEKSVTRAGERLHLTQSALSHQLRDIEARLGTPLFLRLSKKMVLTQAGERLLYSARQVLEELRRAEDDLKQMAASDRGALRLSTECYTCYHWLPELLREFGGKYPNVEMKIMVEFTHDPFPALLNGKLDLAIVSSRSRDKRVHYKPLFRDELVAVMAPEHPLAARDYLRARDFADQHLILYVPPKDSDLFNNVLVPAGVKPARLTVMQLTEAIIELVKADLGISVLARWAVQEQLKAGNLIARPVTKKGLHRQWSAALLRHDFVPAYVNDFVELLSRPAMPLAKPGIVKLVSA; via the coding sequence ATGCAGAAAACTCATTGTTTTCATCCTTTCGATGAATTACTTTCACTCACCGAAAGCGAGACCGCCCAAATGCAACTGGACATCCGCCACCTCAAACTCATCATTGCCGTCACCGAAGAGAAAAGCGTGACCCGCGCGGGCGAACGCCTGCACCTGACGCAATCGGCGCTGAGCCATCAATTGCGCGACATCGAAGCGCGGCTCGGCACGCCGTTGTTTTTGCGCTTGAGCAAAAAGATGGTGCTGACCCAGGCGGGCGAACGCTTGTTGTATTCAGCCCGTCAGGTGCTGGAAGAACTTCGGCGGGCGGAAGATGACCTCAAACAGATGGCCGCCAGCGACCGTGGCGCGTTGCGGCTGAGCACCGAGTGTTACACCTGCTATCACTGGCTGCCGGAACTGTTGCGCGAATTCGGCGGCAAGTACCCCAATGTCGAGATGAAGATCATGGTCGAATTCACCCACGACCCGTTCCCCGCGCTGCTCAACGGCAAGCTTGATTTGGCGATTGTGTCATCCCGCTCGCGCGACAAACGGGTGCATTACAAACCGCTCTTCCGCGACGAACTCGTCGCCGTGATGGCCCCCGAACACCCGCTGGCCGCGCGCGATTATTTGCGCGCGCGCGATTTTGCCGACCAGCATTTGATCCTGTACGTCCCGCCCAAAGACAGCGATTTGTTCAACAACGTCCTGGTTCCGGCGGGCGTCAAGCCTGCGCGGTTGACGGTTATGCAACTGACCGAAGCGATCATCGAACTGGTCAAAGCCGATCTCGGCATCAGCGTGCTGGCGCGTTGGGCCGTGCAAGAACAACTCAAGGCGGGGAATCTCATCGCCCGCCCCGTCACCAAAAAGGGCCTGCACCGCCAATGGAGCGCCGCCCTCCTGCGCCACGATTTCGTGCCCGCCTATGTGAATGACTTTGTCGAATTGCTATCGCGCCCGGCCATGCCGCTCGCCAAACCCGGCATCGTCAAACTGGTTTCGGCGTAG
- a CDS encoding putative metal-dependent hydrolase: MRMSDLSYPIGDFVAQPVITAAQRQELITSLDQTPARMRAAIAGLSHEQLETPYRPEGWTVRQTVHHTADSHANAYVRFKLGLTEDVPTVKPYDEKRWAELEDGRNANLEPSLRLLEAIHERWTICLRAQPAEAFARELRHPEAGVMSLDVALQMYEWHGQHHVAHITRLRERMGW, translated from the coding sequence ATGAGAATGTCCGATCTGAGCTACCCCATCGGCGATTTTGTCGCCCAACCCGTCATCACCGCCGCCCAACGACAGGAACTCATCACCAGCCTGGATCAAACGCCTGCCCGTATGCGGGCCGCCATTGCCGGGCTGTCGCACGAACAACTCGAAACGCCCTATCGCCCTGAGGGCTGGACGGTGCGTCAAACCGTGCACCACACGGCTGATAGTCACGCCAACGCCTACGTGCGATTCAAGCTTGGGCTGACCGAAGATGTGCCTACCGTCAAGCCTTACGATGAAAAGCGTTGGGCCGAGTTGGAGGACGGGCGCAACGCCAACCTGGAACCCTCGCTGCGCTTGCTGGAAGCGATTCACGAGCGTTGGACGATCTGTTTGCGCGCGCAACCAGCGGAAGCGTTTGCGCGCGAGTTGCGGCATCCCGAAGCGGGCGTAATGTCGCTGGATGTCGCCTTGCAAATGTACGAGTGGCACGGGCAGCATCACGTTGCGCATATCACCCGGTTGCGTGAACGTATGGGTTGGTAA
- a CDS encoding AI-2E family transporter encodes MMNTGQLKLRRNTATTTFLAIVAVLLAYLCFQIAQPFLEAIAWAGILAIVFAPLHTRLGKFIKNPDLRALASTLLTTLVAVLPLLLLVLAISREVALGVGQIKTSAANIKDWEAALTQTRYVGPAWQWVQVHFKDFEGDANEMLSNAAQRAGAVAVSVFSGALTNISAFLFNVVMVAFTLFFFFRDGAKIVEYLKRALPIEAETADEIGAMIADVVRASINGVVVISLIKGLLAGLAFWLLGVPSPALWGAVGAVASLIPVIGIALVWVPAALLLWIKGSAIKALILAVWGVTVLSFIDNILYPYLAQGEVRLHTLLVFFSAMGGLAVFGFLGFVLGPVVTLLAVTLVEVASEYYSGRPG; translated from the coding sequence ATGATGAACACGGGTCAGCTCAAGCTTCGCCGCAACACTGCCACCACGACGTTTTTGGCCATTGTCGCGGTGCTACTGGCGTATCTCTGTTTTCAGATCGCGCAGCCGTTTCTGGAAGCCATCGCCTGGGCCGGCATTCTGGCGATTGTTTTTGCGCCGCTGCATACGCGGCTGGGCAAGTTCATCAAAAATCCTGATCTGCGCGCCTTGGCCAGCACGTTGTTGACGACGCTGGTGGCGGTGTTGCCATTACTGTTGCTGGTGCTGGCGATTTCGCGCGAAGTGGCGCTGGGCGTCGGGCAAATCAAAACCAGCGCGGCAAATATCAAAGACTGGGAAGCCGCGTTGACACAGACGCGCTACGTCGGCCCGGCCTGGCAATGGGTGCAGGTGCATTTCAAAGACTTCGAGGGCGATGCTAATGAGATGTTGAGCAATGCCGCGCAGCGCGCGGGCGCGGTGGCGGTCAGCGTCTTCAGCGGCGCGCTGACCAATATCTCTGCGTTCCTGTTCAACGTCGTGATGGTGGCCTTCACGCTCTTTTTCTTCTTCCGCGATGGCGCAAAAATCGTTGAGTATTTGAAACGCGCCTTGCCCATCGAGGCTGAGACGGCAGATGAAATCGGCGCGATGATTGCCGATGTCGTGCGCGCTTCGATCAACGGCGTCGTGGTCATCAGTTTGATCAAAGGCTTGCTGGCGGGGCTGGCGTTCTGGCTGCTGGGCGTACCCTCGCCCGCGTTGTGGGGCGCGGTGGGCGCGGTGGCTTCGTTGATCCCGGTGATCGGCATTGCGCTGGTTTGGGTACCGGCGGCGCTGTTGTTGTGGATCAAAGGCTCGGCCATCAAGGCGCTGATTCTGGCCGTTTGGGGCGTGACGGTGCTGAGCTTTATTGACAACATTCTTTATCCGTACTTGGCGCAGGGCGAGGTGCGGCTGCACACGCTGCTGGTCTTTTTCAGCGCGATGGGCGGCTTGGCGGTCTTCGGTTTTTTGGGGTTTGTGCTGGGGCCGGTCGTAACACTCTTGGCGGTGACGCTGGTCGAAGTGGCGAGCGAGTATTATTCGGGGCGGCCTGGGTGA
- a CDS encoding DUF481 domain-containing protein: MIRKMNLLAALCLLLCGVCLSIQADTLTLKNGDRVSGQIVKSDGKKITVKTEFMGTVEIAWEAVDVLASTEPVYLTLTDNQTVVGKVSASGDQYEVETKETGKVKVAKAAIAAVRNAAEFNAWKAEVDRLKNPGLLDLWAGAVDVGLSLARGNAETNTFTLAANAVRATPRDKITVYATSLRASSRRRTEKDFAQVANAIRGGGRYDVNLSSRSFVFGTGDLEFDEFQNLDLRMSLGGGFGYKPIKNDRTALDVFGGGAYTKEYFAAGSPLKRSRGEVLLGEELTHKLAARSLLRERLVFFPNMSQRGEYRMQFDTALSTNLNRWLAWQVTYSNRYLSNPPVIVPALKKSDSLLTTGLRFTFAK, translated from the coding sequence ATGATTCGCAAAATGAACTTACTGGCAGCGTTATGTCTGTTGCTGTGTGGCGTGTGCCTGAGCATTCAGGCCGATACCCTGACGCTCAAGAATGGCGACCGCGTCAGCGGCCAGATCGTCAAATCAGACGGCAAGAAAATCACGGTCAAAACCGAATTCATGGGGACGGTTGAAATCGCCTGGGAGGCCGTAGACGTGCTGGCCAGCACCGAACCGGTTTACCTCACGCTCACCGACAACCAAACCGTCGTCGGCAAGGTCAGCGCCAGCGGCGACCAATACGAAGTCGAAACCAAAGAGACCGGCAAGGTCAAAGTCGCCAAGGCTGCGATTGCCGCGGTGCGCAACGCCGCCGAATTCAACGCCTGGAAAGCCGAAGTTGACCGGCTGAAAAATCCCGGCCTGCTTGATCTGTGGGCGGGCGCGGTGGATGTGGGCTTGAGCTTGGCGCGTGGCAACGCTGAGACGAATACCTTCACGCTGGCGGCCAACGCCGTGCGCGCCACGCCGCGCGACAAAATCACCGTCTATGCGACTTCGTTGCGGGCCAGTTCACGTCGGCGCACCGAAAAAGATTTCGCGCAGGTGGCCAATGCCATTCGCGGCGGCGGGCGTTATGACGTGAATCTGTCGTCGCGCAGCTTCGTCTTTGGCACCGGCGATCTGGAATTCGATGAGTTTCAGAATCTGGATTTGCGTATGTCGCTGGGCGGCGGCTTCGGTTATAAGCCGATCAAGAATGACCGTACCGCGCTGGATGTATTCGGCGGCGGCGCTTATACCAAGGAGTATTTTGCGGCTGGCTCGCCGCTCAAGCGCAGCCGTGGCGAAGTGTTGCTAGGCGAAGAGCTAACGCACAAACTGGCGGCCCGTTCCCTGTTGCGTGAACGGCTCGTCTTTTTCCCGAACATGAGCCAGCGCGGCGAATACCGCATGCAATTCGACACCGCGCTCTCGACCAATCTGAATCGCTGGCTGGCGTGGCAGGTCACGTACAGCAACCGCTACCTGAGCAATCCGCCGGTCATCGTGCCCGCGCTGAAAAAGAGCGATTCGCTGTTGACGACGGGGCTGCGGTTTACGTTTGCGAAATAA